A stretch of Microbacterium sp. 4R-513 DNA encodes these proteins:
- a CDS encoding transglutaminase family protein: MKYVVSHRTAYTYSSPVRDSRGIYHLSPRSLPWQDVATHTVAVEPLPIDLHRDTDSYGNAVTYFQVTDPHRELVIEATSEVSIVQPLYDEDALSVPWERARPLLNTDDPDAWAAVEFALESPRAIHAEGAAEYAAASLTRGRPIGEAATDLMTRIHADFDYDSTATTVTSTVAEVLRKRAGVCQDFAHLALACLRSHGIAARYVSGYLATQPPPGKERVVGADASHAWLAVWMPGSSDWLAIDPTNNQWANERYVTVAWGRDYGDVSPVRGIIFTKSKKSTLQVNVDVAPVG; the protein is encoded by the coding sequence ATGAAATACGTCGTCTCGCACCGCACCGCCTACACGTACAGCTCGCCCGTCCGGGACAGCCGCGGGATCTACCACCTCTCGCCGCGTTCGCTGCCGTGGCAGGACGTCGCGACCCACACGGTCGCCGTCGAGCCGCTGCCGATCGACCTGCACCGCGACACCGACTCGTACGGCAACGCTGTGACGTACTTCCAGGTGACGGATCCGCACCGCGAGCTCGTCATCGAGGCGACGAGCGAGGTCTCGATCGTCCAGCCGCTCTACGACGAGGACGCCCTGTCGGTGCCGTGGGAGCGGGCCCGACCCCTCTTGAACACGGATGATCCGGATGCCTGGGCCGCCGTCGAGTTCGCACTCGAGTCGCCGCGAGCGATCCACGCCGAGGGCGCCGCGGAGTATGCAGCGGCATCCCTCACCCGCGGACGTCCCATCGGCGAAGCGGCCACCGACCTCATGACCCGCATCCACGCGGACTTCGACTACGACAGCACGGCGACGACCGTCACCTCGACCGTCGCCGAGGTGCTGCGCAAGCGCGCCGGAGTCTGCCAGGACTTCGCGCACCTCGCCCTCGCGTGCCTGCGCAGTCACGGGATCGCCGCCCGCTACGTGAGCGGCTACCTCGCGACGCAGCCGCCGCCGGGAAAGGAGCGGGTCGTCGGAGCCGACGCCTCGCACGCGTGGCTGGCCGTGTGGATGCCGGGCTCGTCGGACTGGCTCGCGATCGATCCGACCAACAACCAGTGGGCGAACGAGCGCTACGTCACCGTCGCGTGGGGACGCGACTACGGCGATGTCTCGCCGGTGCGGGGCATCATCTTCACCAAGTCCAAGAAGTCGACGCTGCAGGTCAACGTCGACGTCGCCCCCGTCGGCTGA
- a CDS encoding circularly permuted type 2 ATP-grasp protein, with product MTVLRDYATTLAQPTLPLGEPGGVRYDEVVAPDGSLRPAWKGLAQVALGLTPEELKRVGSEISRFLADRGVTYVPRGSAAQPWQLDPVPLIMESAAWGRLEVGLAQRAELLNALLVDLYGEQRVLREGILPPAAVFGHAGYLRPLVRPSAHDPEPLLLSATDLGRDAEGEWHVLADRVQAPSGLGYAMENRRVLAQVLPDLYQETDLHRMEPYFAALRSALLNAAPEGVTEPRVVVLSPGTHSETAYDQAFLASTLGFPLVQSSDLTVRGGWIWIKPPGWPKNGPTERVDVILRRVDADWCDPLELRGNSRLGVAGLTEAVRRGRVRVVNGLGAGVLENPALLPFMPAICDALLGEQLRLPAVQTWWGGDADGLDVLLDRLGESDEKFVVRSIDESRRAHASLTADELRARVLAAPYRFVGQERLALSQAPVWSGTGRADAQPVVMRAFTVRYRQAFRPLVGGLATVMAPAAASLVTKDVWVVKGASDDPDQGLVDVAPLDFRPSIPAMAPRALEDMFWAGRYAERAEDLLRVLITADAHLEELTAPVESEHGIPARALLGVLQRLAGRRSPDPEEEFRSLLLDEDRRGSAAQALDRLREALEGVRDQLSADTWRVFAHTDRAKKALRTSERSHRITESAGRLLTAVLSLHGVTASMIRDPGWRMIEAGRYLERGLQLCTLLAATTTDRHGPQADREVLEAVLTAAESSVTFRRRYRGNVRTSGVLELLLLDRDNPRSLAFAFRELRMHLAAMPASTGSTRPERLLEHLETALENLDLQALAAPSGLRRPRLQRYFDTTRSQLMQLADSIGDVHFASGPEPQTLSTMSLIEVQAKKS from the coding sequence CGCGCTGGGCCTCACCCCCGAAGAGCTCAAGCGCGTCGGCTCCGAGATCTCGCGCTTCCTGGCCGACCGGGGCGTCACCTACGTCCCGCGAGGCTCTGCGGCTCAGCCGTGGCAGCTCGACCCCGTGCCGCTCATCATGGAGTCCGCGGCGTGGGGGCGGCTCGAGGTCGGCCTCGCCCAGCGCGCCGAGCTGCTCAACGCGCTCCTGGTCGACCTCTACGGCGAGCAGCGGGTGCTGCGGGAGGGCATCCTGCCGCCGGCCGCCGTCTTCGGCCATGCGGGCTACCTTCGCCCGCTCGTGCGGCCGAGCGCCCACGACCCCGAGCCGCTCCTCCTCTCGGCGACCGACCTGGGCCGCGATGCCGAGGGCGAGTGGCACGTGCTCGCCGACCGCGTCCAGGCGCCGTCGGGGCTGGGCTATGCGATGGAGAACCGCCGGGTGCTTGCGCAGGTCCTGCCCGACCTGTACCAGGAGACCGACCTGCACCGCATGGAGCCGTACTTCGCGGCGCTGCGGTCGGCGCTCCTCAACGCGGCTCCCGAGGGTGTCACCGAACCGCGGGTCGTCGTGCTCTCGCCGGGCACGCACTCCGAGACGGCCTACGACCAGGCGTTCCTCGCCAGCACGCTGGGCTTCCCGCTCGTGCAGTCGAGCGACCTCACGGTGCGCGGGGGCTGGATCTGGATCAAGCCTCCGGGATGGCCGAAGAACGGACCGACCGAGCGGGTCGACGTCATCCTCCGTCGCGTCGACGCCGATTGGTGCGACCCGCTCGAGCTCCGGGGCAACTCGCGACTCGGTGTCGCCGGCCTGACCGAAGCCGTACGGCGCGGACGGGTGCGGGTCGTCAACGGCCTGGGCGCCGGCGTCCTCGAGAACCCCGCGCTCCTCCCCTTCATGCCCGCGATCTGCGACGCGCTGCTGGGCGAGCAGCTGCGCCTGCCCGCCGTGCAGACGTGGTGGGGCGGCGACGCCGACGGGCTCGACGTGCTGCTCGACCGCCTGGGCGAGAGCGATGAGAAGTTCGTGGTGCGCAGCATCGACGAATCCCGCCGCGCCCACGCCTCTCTGACGGCCGACGAGCTGCGCGCACGCGTCCTCGCCGCCCCGTACCGCTTCGTCGGACAGGAGCGCCTGGCGCTCTCGCAGGCACCCGTCTGGTCGGGCACCGGACGCGCAGACGCGCAACCCGTCGTCATGCGCGCCTTCACCGTCCGGTACCGGCAGGCCTTCCGGCCGCTCGTCGGGGGTCTGGCGACGGTCATGGCGCCGGCCGCGGCATCCCTCGTCACGAAAGACGTGTGGGTCGTCAAGGGAGCGTCCGACGACCCGGATCAGGGACTCGTCGATGTCGCGCCGCTCGACTTCCGCCCGAGCATCCCCGCCATGGCGCCCCGCGCGCTCGAGGACATGTTCTGGGCCGGCCGCTACGCGGAGCGCGCCGAAGACCTGCTCCGCGTGCTCATCACCGCCGACGCGCACCTCGAGGAGCTGACGGCTCCGGTCGAGTCGGAGCACGGCATCCCCGCGCGTGCGCTCCTCGGCGTGCTGCAGCGGCTCGCCGGCCGGCGCTCGCCCGACCCCGAGGAGGAGTTCCGCTCGCTCCTGCTGGACGAGGACCGGCGGGGTTCGGCGGCGCAGGCGCTCGACCGGCTGCGCGAGGCGCTCGAAGGCGTGCGCGATCAGCTCTCGGCCGACACGTGGCGCGTCTTCGCCCACACGGATCGCGCCAAGAAGGCGCTGCGCACCTCGGAGCGCTCGCACCGCATCACGGAGTCGGCCGGTCGCCTGCTGACCGCCGTGCTGTCGCTCCACGGCGTGACGGCGTCGATGATCCGCGATCCCGGGTGGCGCATGATCGAGGCCGGCCGCTACCTCGAGCGGGGCCTGCAGCTGTGCACGCTCCTCGCCGCGACGACGACCGATCGGCACGGTCCGCAGGCCGACCGCGAGGTGCTCGAGGCGGTGCTGACGGCGGCCGAGAGCTCGGTCACGTTCCGTCGCCGCTACCGCGGCAACGTCCGCACGAGCGGCGTGCTCGAACTCCTCCTCCTCGACCGCGACAACCCCCGGTCGCTCGCCTTCGCCTTCCGCGAGCTGCGGATGCATCTGGCGGCGATGCCCGCGTCGACGGGCTCGACGCGCCCCGAGCGTCTGCTCGAGCACCTCGAGACCGCCCTCGAGAACCTGGATCTCCAGGCTCTCGCGGCGCCTTCGGGTCTGCGCCGCCCTCGCCTGCAGCGGTACTTCGACACGACCCGCTCGCAGCTCATGCAGCTCGCGGACTCGATCGGCGACGTGCACTTCGCGAGCGGACCGGAGCCCCAGACCCTGTCGACCATGTCGCTCATCGAGGTTCAGGCGAAGAAGTCATGA